From the genome of Nicotiana sylvestris chromosome 1, ASM39365v2, whole genome shotgun sequence:
CCTGCTTATGAAGAGGACAGTCTTTAATGAAGTATCCAGAATTTCCACACTTATGGCAGCAATCATTTCCTTTGAAATTCCTGTTGgaactttcttctttagaattcCACCATTTTTTCGAATCAACTTTTGGAATCTTCGAGTGAGATACTCCATGTCAGATTCATTACTACATGAGTCGTTGTTGGCATCCTTGAGAACCATGTCCTTCTCCTTCTTGCACTCTCTTCTTTCAAGATCTTATTTTCTCTTCATCTCATAAGTTTTGAGATTTCCAATAAGCTTATCAATAGTTAGCTTCTGTAGGTCTTTGGCTTTAGTGATATCATTAACCTTGTTCTCCCAAGAACCTGGTAGAACACTGAGTATCTTTCGGACCAGCTTGTTGGTTGGAATGATTTCaccaagtgaatgaagctcattgATTATTGAGGTGAAACAGGTATGCATCTCTTGAATGGACTCATCCTCTTTCATTTTAAAGAGTTCATACTCAGTTGTAAGCATATCTATTTTGGACTGCTTTACCTGAGTAGTTCCCTCGTGAGCCGGTTGAAGAGCTTCAGAGTAGTTTCTTTCTAAATATTTTAAGAACTACCTAACCCAGAAAAACCTGATACAAACTTCTAGTGCTTTATAGGTAAAAGCTAAATTATTCGTGTCAAGCAAATAACAGAATCAAATAATTACAGTATACTGCAAACAATCTCTTACACCCTaaaaagaatagaaaaaataAGCAATATATTATTTGTTCGGTGTAGTGATGTGTAAGgatattttttttatcaattttaatcTGAGCGATTATCGTAGGACATTTTGTATGAGTGAAGACAAAATTTAAATTGAGCTTGAAAAAATAAACTCTTTTGATGACGAAAGCAATTGTATTGAAGTGcttttattttgtctttatttcttcttcttttgaagaacTTATTAGGATTTTCTAAAGAATCGTATGCAATTTGAGAACGAGTTCACTCTCAAATAAAACATAAGAGATATGACAAACACACAAAGAAAGTTTTGTCAATTTGCTGAAGAAGATCTAGTCTTGAAGTGCTTTTtgtctttgtttttcttcttctttttgaaatGCTTATTAAGATTTCCTAAAGAAGCGTGTGCAAATTGAAGATGATTTCACTCTCCAATAGGACATTCATGTGAAACATAATGTAAcaaagaaaccaaaaaaaaaaggtgCTGTCAATTTGGTTGTGTTTACTAATGTGGACAATAACAAATTAAAAAGCTAACAGAATTTTGTTTCCAACCAGAAAACTTTTTTGGCTCAAGTTGTGTTCCAACCGCATCCTAATCATATTAATCTTGGAAGAATTGCCAGCTCAATCTAAGTTGTAATTGTATAGACCTTTATTGTTTAGGACAAAACTCTTGACCGTTCAATAGAGAGTTTCGAAGAATTCGTGGCATGTTGATGTTATTACCTGTGGCCGTGTAGCTTATATTAGGTAGAGGTTCAACCAAACCCAATATTTTCGATATAgaacagaatatatatatatatatatatatatatatatatatatatacatactagcATTTTAAAAACAATATAGTATGAACCTATTCAAAAGTGTGATAAATTCAGTGCTTAAATTTTTAAAAGTTGAACCCCTCATGTTCAGATCCTGAATCCGCCTCTACTTGTTACAGAAAGGTAAAGACAGAGTGTAGAAACTAAGCTTCTCGTGAATTCACTTCAATTTACATCCAGAATTCCACGGTAGAACATTGGGCAGAATTACATATGACTGCAGGAATAAAAACAAGtttatgtcacatgtataagttgcATAAAGAACTTTGCCACGAGCCTCAGTACAAATTAAAAAATTATCCTGGTTTTACCACAGATTATTTTGCAAATTCTTGATCTGGAACAATCTTTTCTTACTCTAAGATGCCAGTCTATACATCCGTACTTATTGACTAAAAGGCTTTCAAGCAGGGGCAGATCCTGCACCGGGTTGATATGAACTCATTACTTTCGATGTGGAGTACAATCTTATGTataaaaattcaataaaattactaTAATAGATATAAACCCATAACTTTGAGAATATAGTGAGTTCAATGCTCCATAGGTTAAACACATAAGGTTTAAATTATGAATCTGCCTCAGCTTTCAACCTTCTAGATTGAAGCTTAAGGGCTAAGCGAAATTCATCATCAAATCAATGAAATAGTTTAATTAGATAAGATATAGGGTCAAGAACCACAcacaaaaaaagaaattaaacttTATTTGTTGTGAAATTAGTGTCTTTATGTGGTTTTAGCGGCTAATCATCGGATCGAAAACTTGAAAGTctatgggtgtgtttggtatgaaggaaaatatttttcggaaaatattttccaattttctcatatTTGGtgggcttaaatgttttggaaaatattttccttatgaactcattaatgctttccttatcaagagaagagaaaacattttccaaaactctttctcaaccttccccaccctcaccaacccacctcaccccctctccaaaaaaggctttttttttcaaattttagttttttcgTTACCACCCAGACTACTACCCCCTCCAcgccctccccctcccccccaaaaaaatattttttaaatatatttttcagtttctaattttttaatttatcggtttaaaggttcaaaattttacaagttccaaaattatgagttcggaggtttatgtgtttggaagtttacgggtttagaaattataaagtttaggATTCGAAATTTCGTGGTTTTGAAAGTTTAGCatttcgaaagtttatgaaatttgtgggttcggaaggttgttggtttgaaagtttatggcttcatgtttattatatctaaattatttatgaatactcttgagaagtcatttttcTTAATTCGCGTACCAAACAtcggaaaatgaataagattactatacttgttttccaagaaaacattttccgttataccaaacacaccctatatATCAAAATTAGTAGTTCTTTACTTCTCTTCTCAGATTCTTGGATTCTGATATTGCACACTCCAAAATGCACCATTAAGTTTGTACGACACACAAAGTAAAATGCTTAAGCAAGACCTAGTGAGAAGGTACAACTAGTAATTACAATTATATCAATCAAAAAGCTGAACATACACGTCTAATTGTTCCTTGAAATCCAGTTAGCACATCAATTCTACCCATTTTCACCATTGCATTGGCAAAATCAGCCTCAAATGATATCCCCAAAAATGGGCTAAACATCCCAAAGTAAGAATCCACAACACTCCTTGTTACCACATCTTCATATAAGCTAGCATCAGATCGTAACACAGCAAAACCACTCCTAATATTCTGCAAAATTTGGTTGTCAAATGCGTCGCTGCTGCCTTCATCTATCGGTAATCGGACATTAACGTTACCATTCTGTGGGCAAGTAGCCATTAATTCTGGTAGGAGACTGGGATTTATTGATGGATCAGAACCTCCTCCAGGGAAGAAATTGTAAAGCCTTTTGGTCATGAAGAAACATGCTGTAGTACCAATTGTATGTGCAGCTGCAAATTCATTATTTCTCTTAATTATGATAATTAATTGGATAAAACTGTTTATAATAGCGTAATGAAATCAAAGCAACATAAGAATCATGCATGTGTAAATAATTGGTGATTCAATTTAGTATTCTGGATATTAAGAATCATGTGTAATTTTTTTTAGGTGGCCCATTTCCTAATTAAGCGATCTCGTGAACTTCAATTACTGAACACTAGCTATATCCAAATTTCACCGCTCAGAAAGGAAAGAtgcctttcttttttcttatttttgtcGCATTTACTGACCAAGGGTGAAGAATTTCATCTGATTGCATTGACTTAATCTACTTATAATTATAATAATTCATATTCCATGTGAATTTAGTATTAAAATGAATTGAATGGTACGTATATAAGACAAAGGTGAAAGTCATAATTACCTTAAAATCTGGCTTAAGGATGTAATTAAGAAACCCAAAATATGGTACTTCTATTTAAATAGAAAGCTCCAAAACCGTGGCTTAGCTAATGACAATATAAGTTCACATCCCTTCAATGTCTACCAACCTACAAAACCCACAATCTCTGCATGTACAAATGCATTACTCAGTGTGACTATTTGTGCTATGTTGTGTTGTGTTGTGTGCGTGTGCGCGTGTTTATGGTGTTTTCTCTCGTTTTTTTCAGGTCAGTGCTGAGCAAAAACAAATTCAAAATTTAGTAACTTCAGAATTCATATGGTATTACTATATGTTGACATTTTCTTGTTTGCACACGTGTATATGGAAGTAATAAGTTCAATTAAAACAACATGAACGAGCGCCCtcaataaaaaatgaaattagtAGACGAATAAGAGAGAGTATACCACTGAGCACAACAAGGTCTTTCTCAGAAAGGCCTTTATCCGAGAACTTAGCTTTTAATATCTGAATGGAATCGCTGACGTCCGGCATATTTTCTGCTAATGATAAATTTGATATCACTCCATCTCTTCTTCCTGTTTCCACCTCATATGAAGGTCCATTTGCCTGTTGCCACCACATATGTTAGTATAAAAAAATGTAGAAAAGCTACAAATTTAATTTGTTCAATAGTGTAGTTAATGAACTGAAACATAACTGATGAGACAattcaattaaaaaaataatttaccaAAACAACAGCATCCCTAGCAGCCAAAGCAACAATATCAGCACAAGACACAACACCAGGACACATTGCTTCTACTTGTGCTTTGGCTCTTTCTATCACTTCAAAACCTCCTACCCCTTGATGTCCAAATGCATGCCTCTCTGCATTTTCtccattatctatcaatattgaTCCATCACACCCCTGTtcatcatcaacaataacaatagTTTCACAACTTTCGTCTCGGATCACTTACACATATGTAAAAAGAATTCTGTTTATTATGAACCTACTGACTCTAATTTGCTAGAATTTATTAGAAATGATGACCTGAACAAAACAATCATGGAAATGAAGCCTAAGCAAGACAGGAGCAATATTTTGGTTGGAGGCAGCAACTTCACGGACAACAGCACTAACAACGGGCTCAACATTAGGACATGTGCTTTCATAAAAACCAACTCTTAGTTGGCCTTGTGAGATCCCTGCTAGATAGCTAAAAATTACAATGAAAAATACAAGTACCATTGTGTAAAAAGTATTTTATTGGGTAATTGTAGTGAATTcttggaaattaaaaaaaaaaaaaaacaaagaatcaAGTAAAAGGTGGTCAGAATGTAGGAAGCAGGAGAGTAATATGATTCAAGAAATGGTAGTACCAAAAAAGAGGAGATGAAGAGAAAATGGAGGAGGTGATGTTTGTGTAATGTACCTATCCACTATATTTCTACATAAAAATTTCTTTATTTTATACTCCCTCTTACCACACTTAAGTGAATTAAGAGATGGCAATGTGTCAAGCGCCAAGTTGCATGATTTTGGGggtttccttttctttcttgaaTTTTCTTCTACTTCATCCTATTTTTTTCATAATTGATATTCATTAATTTTAAAGATGGTACTCCCGTTCATTTTACATAACGGTTCGAAAAATATTCATAGAAATTATAGTCTTATATATATCATGATATTTCCATAACCATAAGAGCATATTATTAAGTAAAGTGATATGAATTTAAAGTATAAAATTGTATCTTTTTAAAAACCGATTAATAAGAAAAAATGTGACGGAACAAATGAAATATTAAAAAATTTGTTATTATTGTAATTGAGTTAGCTGTAAACATAGAAGGAGTGCCAAAATAGATGAATAATACAACTGTCAGTAGAGGGATTCACGTGTAGATACAGAACATATAGATTTTTGGGTTTTTGGATTTTTATGGGATGGATGAAGGCAAGCCATTTAAGTTTCTTTGTATTGTTTAGTGTCCCCATGAAGCCATTTAGGTTTCTCGTTCTAAGTTCCCCAAGCCAAAGGTCACTCGGTAATAACATAGTGTTTCCCATGTTCTggatatatatgcatatacataaCATATGCATACATATATGCCCCATTGTCTAATGCTGATCCTGTATGGGTCGAAATCTGTCTTTAAAATATTTGAGCCAAGAAATTATTAGGGGAAGAGTTCCCAAGTCATCATTTGTCTAAATGACCCAAGCACAAtttcaattatttatttactcTTGGTACTTTGATTCGCAAATTGAAGTGTGTCTTTCATTTCACCAAGatctaattttttaaaaataaaaaatgacatCAAATTTATTGAAGCTCCAGAATCACAAAGTGCTTTTTCAATGTATACTCCTCCTAGAGTACATGGAATGATAAAACTACCTGGGTCACCGAGTTTTTGtggtagcttattttgaagtataTCACTGCATTTTTCAGTAAGCATTACCACAGAAACTTCTTCCAATTTCCTTTTGCTTGAtaaaatttctttcaaaaatttggcATATGAAGGCATTTGCAATAAAGCATCAGTAAAAGGAATGTTACTgtgaatttgttttaaaatttccaaaaactttGCAAATTGATTACCCAACTTTTCTCTTTTCATCTTTTGTGGGAAGGGAATTGTAACAGGGAAAGAAGTcaaatttttagtatttttttcttcttttttcttggcTTCTTTCTCTTCTGATGGTTGAGAGGGTGTCTCAACATTCTCACCCTTGCCTACCTGTTGTTCtgattgattcttttcttgtttgtttgcATAGGGTTCATCAAGAGTCATACCTGACCGTAAGGCAATGGCCTTAAGGTGTTCTTTGGATTTTTCTCTGTATTGCTCGGTAAAGGACCTTGAATCTTTTTAGACACAAGAGTTGTCAATTAGCTTAACTAAATTTCAAGATTTTTTAGAGCTGAATTTTGACTTTCCATTTTTTCATTAGTAACCTTAATGTACTTGTACAAAAGGTCATCAAGACTTGGATGACCTTGTTGAGGCCTTTGTTGATATGGAGTTGCTTGCTGATAAGGCCTGAAATTTTGTTGTCCACGATTTTGATTTTGATATCCGGGTGGACTCTGTACTTGTTGCTTTTGGTAGTTTTGAGAGTTTTCAGCATCATTTACATTGCTCCATTGAAATCCTGGATGTTTTTGTGCTAATGGACTTCCAAAAGGATACAGCTTGTATCCGATGACATTGACATGTTCATCATTTTGATTGGTTGCTTGACATTCGTGGTTTAGATAGTTTCCTCCACACAAGTCACAAGCCTCAGACTGGCttggttgttgtgtatttacttgAAAAGATTCAATTTTTTGTGCCAAAGAAACAATCTGTTGTGTTAGTGTATTTAAAGCATCCACCTGATTTACTGTAACAGTTTTCTTAATGATTACACGCTCAGATAGCCACTGTATGGCATTTTCAGAAATTTCATTAAGCAATTGCAATGCTTCTTCTGTGGTTTTTCCCATTATGGAACTTCCTGCAGCTGCAACTATTACATTTCTAGAAAATGGTTTCAAACGATGATAAAAAATGTACAACTGCATATGTTCAGGAATGTCATGATGTGGACATTTCCTTAACATTATTTTCAATCTTTTCCAAGCTTGATAAACTGACTCAGTGTCAGTCTGCAAGAAGTTAGATATATCCTGTCTTAACTTTGTTGTTTTATCAGgggaaaaatatttatttaaaaatttctGAGTCATTTGGTCTCATGTGGTAATAGACCCTTGCGGCAAATTTCGTAACCAAGTTTTGGCCTCTccttttaaagaaaaaggaaatagccTTAACTTAATTGCTTCAGGAGGTACTCCATTATACTTTGTGGTTTCAACTAATTCTAAAAAGTCAATTAAATGACTATGTGGAACTTCACTTAGATCACCAGTGAAAATGCAAGATTGTTGAATTGTTTGAATCAGGCATGTCCTGATTTCAAAGTTATTGGTTGCTACTGGAGGTTTCCTGATACTAGATTCACAATTAAAGCGATCAGGTCTAGCATAATCCCTTAGGATTCTATTTGCTGGTCTTGGCGCCACTTCATCAAACTGCTCCTCTGCATGAGCTGGTGGTGGAATTTGTAGTGGATTGTTATCATCTTCTAATTGATGCTCCATTCGGTTACAAGTTATGTTTTGAGACGAAATTTGTTCTTTCTTGCACAATCGCAAAGTTTTTTCTATTTCAGGATCGTAATTGGACAACTCTTTTGCAGAAGAGCGGGTCATAAACTATCTGaaattaaagtaaaataaagacagttcctaaaatagtaaaagatagttttaaaaatgaattaaaaaaatAGTACGGTAATATTATAGTTAACTAAAACAGTAAGTTGTAACTAACCATCAAAAGAAATAATATAATACTAATTATAttatatgaaaaaaaaatcaataataAATCAAGTATGTTGAAGGATTAAAGTACTATCAATTAAAAAAAGTtgaataaaatattattttctaaaaATATAGTAAAAGTAATAGTTATAATAGTAATATAGAATAGTACAAAGGATACTTTTAGAACTAGAATAGTAAAAACAAGTATTtacaattataataataataataaaatatacttaaaaatgacaaataaaaaaatgaaattgtGAATCACAAAACTAATATATTATACTATTATATAGATGTTAGTAttaacaataataatataataataaaatataaaatagagTAGGTTGAAGTGCTAACTATGAGggatttcttttttcatttttttatatgCTTTTTTACAATATTAAATAGAATTGCTCCTAATAATAGTAACATTATGATAGTAGTATGTAGGAGATAATATTTTGAAGGGAAaattaacaataataataataaattctcaaattagtaataaaatatttaatCTAAAGTAGATGTGTGTCAATCCCCGGTAACGACGCCAAAAATTGACGAAGCTTGTGTGTATAGGATTTTCTGCTCATACTctgtcaaattctagtatagtttatgatatcgtcctACAGAGATTGGACAATCTAAGCtacaaacttgtaatattttgactactatttgagagaaccaAATTAATGAAAGGTGTGTTTGAAATTATAAATTAAGACAAATTTCTTCTGAAAAgtttatatttaaaaagagttgggaatcgTTGAATTCACTTGATATATCATTTCAATAAAATCTCAGTTTCATACGTATTTCTATAAAGAATAATTGCTTATTGCTAATTCAATTGTATTTTTAcactaagaaataaataaataattaacactCCGTGAGGTTATGTCAATTAATTGATTTAAAACTAGTGACGATTAAACTGAAATATCTTGCCTGAATTGTGCTCAAGGtcgtgagaatatttttactagaaaatcaataatcttgccttcaacaatttctccgtgagaattaaaactGAGGAAAGCAAGATTACAGACTTGAAACAATAATCTTACTAAAAATTACTTTGACTCTAATATTATGTGCTCAAGTGTAGTAAaaacttcgtgagaatatttttactagaaaatcaataatcttgccttcaacaattcctccgtgagaattaaaactGAGGAAAGCAAGATTACAAACTTGAAATAATAATCTTACTAAAAATTACTTTCACTCTAATATTCTATTCATcagttattatatattaattttgctccgTGAGAATTATAAAATTAATATAAGAATAACTTAGATATAAAATATATAGATGTGATAATAATGATTAAAAAATCATCATTCCATCACAATATGAAATGTAAATAGAGTTTCAGACCAATAATGTATTGAAACTGAGATAGTATTATAATtatatcaagcttcatcaactatcccaacaaaaagaAATTACTCCACTATGgagtaagaaaagctaaaaaaaatactttcaaaagacTAAGAATATTTTACTACCGAGAGAGATTAGAGAAAGAGACCAAGaactcttctctttctcttttgaACTTAAGAAAAACTAAATAGGAAATTGGATACAAAGTGAGATGTTCTTTCTTCTACAAACATATGCCTATTTATAGGAAAATTTCTACAAGACCTTGGTGTGAATTTGCAagataatatcaatatatcatatggCCTTGATGAGAAATTGACATGGCAAATTGTCATGAAATTTTGGTGAGAATTTGCCATAACTTTTATATCTCTTGACTTTATGTATTCTTAGATGAAATTATCACGGATATATACTTCTTCCTTGAACTGTAggttatttctttttttcttttttcatgtaTTTTTTTTCTTGCAAGAATTGTTAGAAAAGTGCAAAAATAGAATATAAATTGATCATGTTTTATatctaaaatattatatttttttattaaaatataagAATAATTTATATCCATCATTGAGCAATCGAAGTGAAGTTATGTTACTTATAGAAGATGGTAAAGGACCACTTAGCCTACAGTTATGCACATCTAGTATCTCTAGATTACAGAGATTTCTAGGTATCACTCCAGTGAACCTATTGAATGATAATGacaaaatttgaaggtttgagcATTTGTCGATGTCCAAAGGACTTTGTCCATCAAATTCATTGTTAGACAGTGCAAGTACCATGAGTACTTCTGGGAGATACGAGCATATATTGACAGGAAGGTTTCCAAACGATGTAACGACGAAATCTTGAACATGCTAAGTGGTACAAGGCCcgttgtcacaccttctttttcatCATGTGCCCGCAaaggcgcagagggagtttttccaattaaaggacaatcgaaacgggatttatttatttatttcagagtcgccacttaggagatttatagtgtcccaagtcaccggttgaatcccgaatcgaggaaaagattgactctgtattacagtccgcgaaccagaaatccaagtaaaTAATTcttttaacccgggagaaggtgttaggcattcccgagttccgtcgttctagcacgatcgctcaactgtcatattcggcttatttatctgattttcatacatgttgaacctatgtgcaaattttaactgtgtaccgcttttattattattatttttttaccgagaattgcaacatcgtgaaaatacatttcgaaccacgtcacatcaatgcacctgtggttattgacacatttcaactttgttgagatttggatttggatcacataaatgtgcacccgagtttaagaagataacattattaaatacgcgcctaaagcgactagcatatcattattttgggtagggccgtgaaattttgctaaacggcccatcccgaagtctaagtaattttaccaacacgtatagagggccccgcagcttgtgtatttttgtttgtcgaggctcgtctcattcattatttttaaaaggaatttgcaacgtcgtggaaatgcatctcgaaccacgtcacaatcaatgtacccgtgattagcgatacatttcgacttcgtggagatttggatttgggtcacatatatgtgcacccgagtttaagagagtaaattatttaaagcgcgccggaagtgacttgcgcgttattatcttttggggaaggctgtgaaattcgctaaacggcccgtccctaagtctaagtattttaaaacaaatatttattgagggccccacaatttttgtattttttattcggcgaggctcatctcatttttattcaaggatatcctaaagcgactatgattttctatttattggtctctaagaataaagaaaaatcctaatcaattagcattatTTAGGAGCTATTACTTTTGAACCTATGACTTCCAACTAAGTCAAACTCTCAGCGGTTTTGGGGCCTCAGGGTCTGCCCAGGAACGAAATGGTCAACCTGCCTTGACAAGTTGCTACGAGTATGAAGTCTGGGCTGTCTGAGAAGGACACTGAAGCCCCAAACTGTCCGTTTAGTAGACTGTTAAGCCTTTAATTGTTAAATCAGACCAAGTTTTAATTCGAGTTAAATACACATACACTGATATGCTACAAATTATTCAACATGCACTCGATGATTATGAAGATTACCTCACTTGCTTATCTATTAGTGAGTTCCTAATTATCACTATAAAGGGAAATCCGACGGGAAGCATGATTGGATTTGAGCAACAGTAATTACTAACTCAAACTAACAATATTTAACCAACACTCAATACTTAAAGGAATCATGAATTTAGAAATGGATTACTGAAGACTATTAGAACTGCTTATCGCCCTAGCATCTGTTGATTATTAATTCAATGTCCAATTGCAAAACTATTCCTCATACATATCCAAATTGCACTACATTGATAACAATAGCTAGACCAAAACAAAACTGCTAACTCCGGATTCAACACACTTCTCTAATTAGTTTAACAATTCTTAAGCTAACAATCCTAGATTCACCATTCAAAATAGCTCTATTTTTATTACAATAGGCACTCAATCACTATACAGAGAACTACCTAACataacaaaattatcaaaatagaaCTACGACAGATATTCAACTTCAGTTTCATTTCATGTTTCCAACAGATGGAGCTACATCGACATAGGCtcgaaatatgtacctggaagtTGAAGTATAAACCAAAAATGAGGGGGTCAgtcaaacagcaacaacaacaggaaTCAGCAACAGTTTTCAACAGGTATCAGCAACCAGAACt
Proteins encoded in this window:
- the LOC104248986 gene encoding peroxidase 43-like isoform X2 translates to MVLVFFIVIFSYLAGISQGQLRVGFYESTCPNVEPVVSAVVREVAASNQNIAPVLLRLHFHDCFVQGCDGSILIDNGENAERHAFGHQGVGGFEVIERAKAQVEAMCPGVVSCADIVALAARDAVVLANGPSYEVETGRRDGVISNLSLAENMPDVSDSIQILKAKFSDKGLSEKDLVVLTAHTIGTTACFFMTKRLYNFFPGGGSDPSINPSLLPELMATCPQNGNVNVRLPIDEGSSDAFDNQILQNIRSGFAVLRSDASLYEDVVTRSVVDSYFGMFSPFLGISFEADFANAMVKMGRIDVLTGFQGTIRRVCSAF
- the LOC104248986 gene encoding peroxidase 43-like isoform X1 — encoded protein: MVLVFFIVIFSYLAGISQGQLRVGFYESTCPNVEPVVSAVVREVAASNQNIAPVLLRLHFHDCFVQGCDGSILIDNGENAERHAFGHQGVGGFEVIERAKAQVEAMCPGVVSCADIVALAARDAVVLANGPSYEVETGRRDGVISNLSLAENMPDVSDSIQILKAKFSDKGLSEKDLVVLSAAHTIGTTACFFMTKRLYNFFPGGGSDPSINPSLLPELMATCPQNGNVNVRLPIDEGSSDAFDNQILQNIRSGFAVLRSDASLYEDVVTRSVVDSYFGMFSPFLGISFEADFANAMVKMGRIDVLTGFQGTIRRVCSAF
- the LOC138873458 gene encoding uncharacterized protein — translated: MEHQLEDDNNPLQIPPPAHAEEQFDEVAPRPANRILRDYARPDRFNCESSIRKPPVATNNFEIRTCLIQTIQQSCIFTGDLSEVPHSHLIDFLELVETTKYNGVPPEAIKLRLFPFSLKGEAKTWLRNLPQGSITT